The window GGTCCCAAGCCATTAGAAACAATTtatcaccatccaatcaggcatcccatgatgatgacactttcgaagcatctccttgtagcgttcccaagtTTCACATAGAGTTTCACCAGATTGCTGAGaaaattgagtgatagcattcctgattgcagctgttttggccatagggaagaatttattaagaaatttctgagccagattctcccatgtcgtaatagatcccgCAGgtagagaatgcaaccatcccctagatttatccctcagagaaaatgggaacAACCTCAATTTTATGGCATCTtcagtaacaccattgaacttgaaagtatcGTAGATCTCGATCAAAtcccgaatatgcatattaggatcctccGTCGGAGAACTCCCAAATTGAACTGAGTTCTGAACCATCTaaatagtgctcggtttgattTCAAAAGTGTTGGTCGCGATTGCTGGCCTGACAATTCTAGattgaatgtcattgattttcagctcagagaaagccttcaGTGCCTTAGTATCATTTGCTGCTGGTGGTTGATCACCCATTGTAACACTCACTATCGTTTCTGTTTTTTCCAATGCTTCCTTACGAgactgagaacgtgttcgcatacacgtcactcaagtaccagaaacacacacaaacgaaaTAGAAGTGAGAAAGGAATCCAAGTTattgaactttaacgaccactgatgacaagcatataaactaaaatataacaccgagtccccggtagcgacgccaaaaacttgttcgcacaaaatcacgcaagcatACTTGGTCACACGTAATATAGAATCAGAtttaagttcgttcccacagagactggtgtatcaaGTATTATGCAGTTATGCAACAATGCATGATTATATTCCACTGCTaagacaagtatcaaattgATGGTTGTTATCTAACTTAactaatttaatcaaattactAGACTAAGAGTTATAAACTAAGTGATTAACTCGAATTACTTATGTGAATtagaacatgggattctaacttcattaacTACTTCCTTCAGAGCTATGCCTTTTGTCgctatgtgatggttgataactaatcaaaTAACATGAAACTGTACACGCTCTCTTTCGATAAACGTATACATGTACCCTACTATTctacatccacaattaagatagaatcGAACAGataccaattatgcttagaccgtatatgtctataagatttgaaaacataatggtttACGAACAAGTAATCTATCAatattacatagggcgatgcaagatggttaaaatcacatcacaatcATGTATGTCAAATAcataaacctatgctcgcatggaaAGTTCTAAATCTATATATCCACTTTCGCTTCAATAATGATTAACAatacaacttagatgttagctacgcatccaagaagaataagcacaaccaatatgAGGagatcaaacattcatcacataaaaagttaaggcaaatcaactactgaaatccatagaaaaatccgctagaatcccatgacaacaattagttcataatcgaacttctcgtCATCATGGGTTGGAATGTAAACATGATAACAATATGTCTAAAACAATACGAAAGTAATGGAATCAAAGTTTAGAAAAAAATCCgaaaacgagcatccaaagttacgcctacttcgaagaattacaaaagaaaactatgaaCAAGATCTTCACCTCGGTACCCGTCACGTGCTCTCGATCTGATTAGCCTCTTTTCTTCCTTGAACAATCCATGTTTAAGTGCCATAAGAAGCCCGATGCATTAGCGCATTCAAAACGGGCCAGAAAAACCCTTTTTCCCCTTTAGGGCGCGGGGCAGGCGCGTCGTTCGCGGCGCGGGAGCGCCGCTGTGCAGGAGCACGGCGCGGGCGCGCCGCCCTAGGCGTCAGATGTGTCGCCGGCTTAACTTCTTCGCTTCCAGCTCGATTTCTTGCCTTCCAACCTCCTGAATAGCTTGGAACTCACCGACTTCCCTCCAAGTGATGCTCTCCACATatcaaacaagaaaaaaaaatcaaaaacaccacaTACTTGAGGCCAGTCCATCAATTTAAGCCGAAACAAAGGCTTctaagtggatataaaatccacttatcagtaTCACTCCTCTAATTTCCTAACAATTGATATGGTATGAAAATTTCATCAATAAGCTTTCATTAATGTAAGTAAATAACATTACATATTCTCACTATCATAAGTTCATCAATCAGAAACTCTAATCATAAGCTCCTCCAACAAGCTCTCTTTGCTTTCCAGAAGATTCGCCTCTAGGGTATGTTTAATCATCCTGTTAACAGCCAACATCTGACCATTActttgtggggggggggggcacaTAGCAGATAATCCTTTCTTATGCCTAGTTCGTCGCACAAGCTTCTCAACTCTCTAATGTCAAATTGTTTTCCATTATCTGATATTATCTTAGAAGAGATCCCATACCTGCAAATTGTTGCCCTTGTCACAAATTCCTTCAATCTTGTAGCTCTTATTGTGGCCAACGACTCAACTTAAACCTATTTTATAAAGTAATCAACCGCTACAATAGCATACTTAAATCCTTTT of the Daucus carota subsp. sativus chromosome 4, DH1 v3.0, whole genome shotgun sequence genome contains:
- the LOC135152262 gene encoding uncharacterized protein LOC135152262, whose product is MVQNSVQFGSSPTEDPNMHIRDLIEIYDTFKFNGVTEDAIKLRLFPFSLRDKSRGWLHSLPAGSITTWENLAQKFLNKFFPMAKTAAIRNAITQFSQQSGETLCETWERYKEMLRKCHHHGMPDWMCAISSESAQFVSNFHRSQQPAPATYHPNNRNHPNFSWSNNQNFKQQPQQPFQQHGARRFIPSGSQ